ATacaaatgataataaaatagatatatatgGCTGCAGACAAAATTTAACTCAAGACATTTGCATGATTATGAAATCGTATGCAATTTTAAATAAGTCagattcctttttttttttattcttgttcaattttattataaaaaatataaaaaataacaaaatgaCAGTGACAGCTCAAGGAATAATAAGTATTTGGGTATGCTTAAGagaatatgaaataaaaaataaaaaaataatagattCTGCATTAGAACTGTCACGGTTTTTAAGACTTGACCACACTGTAAATAGTTCTATGATGCATGAAATTGTTACTAGTAtacataaattaaaaataaaagataggAGAATTTTATACCATTTGTTtgttcatttaaaaaaaaaatgtattaatatgCATGTTCAGCATTTATATGATGTTATAATATGCTTAAATGACATGAAAATTAATGACGATGATTTATGGAAGCAATTTGGGGTAGCAATACAAAAAAAAGCAATTGACTTAGAACTAAcacaaataaagaaattacaaaatatttttactaccaatggaaaaaaaaatgatagaaTTTTAGGAGTTCTTGATGCATTTATCCAAATAAAAGAAGACATTAATTCATATGGCccaatttaataaaaataatgacgTAAAAATGTTCCGCATGCACATTTAGAGAAAATATGGCATATAGGCTTTTAGGTTATTTAAGCCATTTTAAAATaacacaatatatatatcctttAAGTTTGTTTATGTTAAACATGTTTAAATgcaaatttttatatgtgaTTCCAAAATAAatcacaaaatatataattaatttaagtACAATTTATTTAgctcatatttttttaaatgttattattttcatatctTATAAATTACATTCTTTCtgttatatttgtttattattatcatagctgatacttttatttttttttaattattatttttgttttaatttgtttaaattAATTTGACAAGTGTAAAGTcgttttataatataaacctttttaataataaaatacgtaactttttttttacaagttttagtatataaaataatattttaagttttttaagtcgaaatttaaaaatacctaagtgtaaaaaaatttttatttatatttatttggcACATAAATTTATGCTATATCTGttgcatttttattaaagtTCTATTTATAACACctcaataaatattaataatattgtgtttttttttataataagacaaatattaaacaatttaaaaataataattaggTTATTAAgtatatagataaaaaataacaattcatattatatacaataaCAGCgggaatatgaaaaaatgaagaagggCTTTTTACTgaataaaaatgtgtatGATATTGATGAAAAAGTAACAAAATGTAAAGAGGTTAATCCCGATGGAAAATATTGTAAAGATgattttgaaatatatatgcacattgGAAGTGGAAACTTTAGTGATGTTTTCATGGTGAAATTGAAAAATGACCCATCAAAGATATATTCTCTTAAAATATTCAGCAAAGAAAAGGTTAATAGAATGAATAAGGTAAATTCTGTATTAACGGAAAAAAAGGTCATGATAAAATTGAATACTCCAGGGCATTCAAATGTTATTAAGTTAATTAGTACATTTaaagataaagaaaatgtatatttattatatgaatatgCTGATTATGAATTATGGGAATTTTTAAAAACTCGAAGTATTGGTGTTTCtgaaaatataacatttaatataatacttCAAATGGTTCATGCATTAGCATATATACACGACAAAGATGTAATTCATAGGGATGTAAAATGTGAAAATTTTCTTATAAACAAGGACGGaacaataaaattaattgatTTCGGTACATCTAAAGATTTAGATCACATTCCCATGGAAAATAGTATAAATGAATGCACAATAAAAGATGATGAACTAAgtaaattttcattaaaaaaaaaaaacaataacataaataaaaacttGAAAAATGAATCAGAAGAAAATACTAGTATGCTAAGGGATGATGAAtctaataattatgtatTAGATAATGATAGTAATGGAGAGCTAGATAAAATATCAAATGAtgatatttcaaaaaattgtAGACTTAAAGAACCTCAATATAATGAAAGCtttaaatatgataataaaaatactataaaatgtaataacgataatttaaataatttggaAGATGCCATCCATTcaataaacataaataagCGCAATTacagaagaaaaaaaacatttgaTAACTATGTTGGAACTCCAAACTTTATGCCACCAGAAGCTTTAATCAATAAATGTAGCGGCAAAGTTCGTGATTTTTGGAGCCTTGGGTGTACTATCTATCAATTAGTAACATGCACAATTCCATTTGATGGTTCAACAGAATggttcatatataataaaataaaaaagagagAAATAAATTATCCACCTATAATACCATTGGATCTAGTCGAtttaatagaaaaattaatagttaTTAATCCTGAATACAGATTAGGATTTAAAAATGGCTGTGAAGATATTTTACAGCattcatattttcaaaaacGTATCAATAATTTGCTTAATTTTAAGTTACCAGAGATTTCAGAGGCAgaaaaaatgtatacatatgtaataaataagtatcataaatatataagtgAAAAAAGGGAATTAAGACAAAATGATAATTCAAACGAagaaaacaataaaaaaattgcagAAATGCAAGAAAACTTATTAAatcaaattaaaatttatacaatGCCTgataacgaaaaaaatgaatcattaattttaaaaaataaaatacacaAAACAATTCACTTTTTTCTTGAAGAATTTCATAAACAGGAAAAAAGCGAAATAGAAGAAGCAGATAAATGGCTAAAGCGATATGCCAAATTATAGTATGTATtccaatatttatatatttttgttttattttctacattgatatttttaggttttaatttttacatatttttttctaaacaataaaatttttaagtatatataattttttacattataatttaagatttcatttaaatataagACATTTGGTAACAATAGAATACCCTGTTATTTTAATTCTAtacttattaatttttttcaaaagtTATAAttccataaaatataaagtgCATATATTGAGTgaattttttatgataagttatttttttgtaaaataaactaattttattgttaaaCAGTTTAACTATGAAAACAAGTGTTTAAAATGCATATATGAAACTtaatatttccaattttttagctttataatttatgtaaaaaaatatatattgttgcTAAGACAAAGCACATTAACATAAATATGTTACTTTGGGTTTTTCGATtggaatatattattattataatgggAATATAGATAATTGTAACAACtatataaatttacaaatgaaaataataattataggTAATTATATTAGATACATTGAATGTCTAAGTTTCTATAGGAATATATTTCTGTTTGTTTATAaagtaaataaatacatttcTTTTATCtctaatatatgcaaatgtaaaatagataaaaaaattgtatgaaATTCTAAACAGTTTagtacaaaaaataaaataaaatgttatgtAAATTTGTGTTTACGTTTTATATACGGCTTTTTCGTTTTATCTATAATGTGTAAAATTTTTTCTATGTTAATAATCATAGTATTGAAAAAATGTATCATCTGACAATAAAAATACTAGATATATTGTTTAAAGTGAAAATGTGTTAACAGTGAATTTCACCAATGTTTATCACTTGAACGAACGATTGtgtatttgtttatataattagtgtatatttttatttacaataAAAGTTATAATTTGTTAATTGGAGATTGTAAAACTCCTTTAGTAGCATAACGGTGGTTGTAATATCAATGTATCATTAAAAtttcataataaatatatatacaagtTATAAAAGCATCAATTCATAAATTAGTGggatattttatatttaaataattcccTATTTTCATAGATTCATGAATATGTTTTTCtcttatttttgtatatataattataatcgattatttaatattaaaaagaaatatagcaatatataaatgaaacaTTATGTTATCTATGTTGATATcacttaaaatattttaataatgagaacacaacaaataaaaatatttaataagattgaatatttacataatatTAGCATCATCGCAAAATAGTATTCTATGATGTGTCTTATAAATGTAACAATAAGCATgtaagaaaaatattataataatgagaatgaaatatattttattaagttATCTACAATACTTCAATAAAACATGTATTTGATGGCTCAATGTAGCTAAACATTAATCCatttataatgaaaaacaaaataatttatagttTCTAGTAAGATGTTATTTCAGAATATGactatttaaataatttaacgCTTCCAAATGATTATTTAAAGGGCAATTATATTAATcagttattatatataaaaaattatgggAATGAacataatatgcatataattaaattttgtatGGTTCAACACTTAGGTAATTTTTGAATGTAGATAAccaaaacatatattaataattatgtgCACTTTGTTTATGTTAAAactgtataatatattaattgtgAAAAATCAAAAAGTAAAATTTCTGTATATAGAagtttcatataatttagacaattttatatatttatatgagattttatgttaaaatatatgaattgtTTGGTCTTCAAAATAACATAAAGTGTAAGACATTATTTGaattacaatatataataaataatcaagacaaatataattatgataatatatgtaaactTTTATAgcaaaaataatgataaatataagagttataaaaattaaaagaatatatattaataatttaaaaatataaaaataatactttattatatattaaaaatatttaatatattatatttatagtttattaatttaattataataaatataatattattaaaaatattaaatctatattaatttaataatatattattattaaaaatatttaataattatatatgtttattaatttaattataataaatatattattaaaaacatttaattatatttgtttattaatttaattataataaatatattattattaaaaatatttaaatattatatttgttcattaatttaattatataataaatataatatattatattaaaaatatttaaatttatattattaatttaataaatatattattattaaaaacatttaattatatttatatattaatttaattaaatatattattaaaaatgtttaattatatttatattgtttatttaattataataaatatattatatattaaaaatataaataatattaatttgattaaaataaatattaattaaatattattaatattaaaaacaattaaaatatttatttataatatattaatttaatataataaataatattatatattaaaaataattaaaatatcatatttatagtttattaatttaattatataatatatattatattaaaaatatttaaatatattaatatttaatgatttattaataataattaaataatataattaataaatataataaaattattaaataataaatatattaattaataataatattaaaatattatataattaatttattaataaatatatttttaattaaatattaattatatataccaattaattatttattttaataatttattattatttaattaatttaattttaattaactatttatattaacatttaattatttatatattttatttaattaatattattaaattaacaatttattttaaatataatatttaatttatgctatatataattaatattatatataataaaatttaattaataaattattttaattataatatatatatttaataaataattttaataatatataataaaatttaattaatgtttattttaataaaataaataattaatattattaaatattatattattttaattattttacacattatttaaataatatttaaacatttataaatatatatttaattattttgtttatataataaattaataattattttatttttaattattataaaataaatatattttattaattaaatatttatattaatttttttaattatattatattaatttatatatattaatgaaatttaattattaatttattttatattaatatatattatttttaatttaatttatttataaaattaattattaatttattatatttataattatttttaatttaatttattataaaattaattatttagacatatattaaataacataattattttattaattataatattaataatttaaatatatttttaatattcaatatattgtacattttttaatgaattatttaatatttagaAATACAATAATTCTGTATTAttactttattataatattttttaaatattaacaaatatcagtctatataatataatagaaTATAGCAAATCATATATGCTGTATAAATTCTTTCAAGTTTCAttacaaattatttttatttgaaatttTATAGTATTCTTATATTGTCTTAAACTTAATAACTTATTTTTTTGGAGAACTTTTGTTTcaattattcatattaatgtTTTTTCAACGACTCTTATTATATTTCAGACATATTACActgtataatattatagcATATACATATTAGTTAGAGATACTTGATACTTCTAAATACATTTATGATAAATTCAAGATTTtccataaaataaaattatattatttctttCGATATTACGATATGCTTTAAATGTGCATACACACACTTAACAATCTCATAAACACAAGACATTGTTTATTCGTTTAATCAATTATTTTAACTACAGAGAAAGTAACACACCATTGATCCTTTGCTcattgaaaatattttacaattttattaatacaaagTACATTCTATTTGAACTTAAAATAATAAGggtatataatttaataggAACAATATGTAAATCGAagtcataaaaatatatatacatatttttagtTTAATGCCCACTTAGGAAtcgtaaaaaaaaatccatCACTTTCTGATTCTATAAAGCTTactttataataaataattatgttgAATGTAATTCCTAAATATGCACATTATGTaaagaattataaaaaaataaaacaatatgtaatcctattttttaaaaaacaataaatcaTCCTCTttacctattatataaaacaccACCTTATTccaattttatgttttaagtTTCAAATTATCATAAAGATTCATTAAAATGCTCATGAATAAAACAACTCCCTttacattttaataaattgcATTAAccatgaaataaaaaatacgaTAATTTTACTAAagcatacattttttttttcaaatgaaTTGTGTATATCCCTTGTTCCTGCTTACACAATCGTGATTTGTGAATTTTACAATATTCGAGGgaattttaatgaaaattgtatttatatttctaaaaGTGCAGTGTTGTAATGTACATTAgacaatattaataatgctatatataaacaaaaaacgatatatataaaaaaatcaaaaataatagcAAGGACAAATTCCGTTTAATTATTTCTTTAAAAATTCATCTTTTGTCACCTTTTCGGAATAATCAATATATTGATTATGTTTTTGAATGTCTATATATTATTCCTTGAAACGAACATTATATCTTTTCATtcattgaaaaaaaatgaattatataattatgttgTAATACCTTTTTAACATCATTACAAACAAATATCTTAAATATTAtgaatgtttttttattaatacgAACTTGTTCAATTATTGCTCTTTGAAATAACGcatatgaatttatattattttgacaCAATTTTCTTAAATTGTTGTAGTTGTCTCAATATTCCATCCAACATTTGAATTAATCATTTATAAAGCATACATATATGCTTTTTAGTTTATATGATTTTAATAccttttaatatatagtGACATATATTgtttgaaaaattataacattaaaaatatgatttcAAGGAAAAATGCAATTCAGAAAATTAAGTACAAATAAtggaaattgaaaaaaaataagttatatagaataaaatattaggaaattttatatttggctttttttatgtataatttttaatattgccaataattattatagttacacacatttttaaaatatattaaatttatccttattatttttatagacATTTACAATATGCATGTACGGTTcataacaaatttatatttttttattaaaacaacCTAATAACAACGGTATGCCACCATGTGTgtaatatgaaatatatatttttgtggaaatattcataaaaaaatagctttttttttttataatttagttatattatatcaaaaatgtaaaattttggctattttttttttaacattcaattattcattaaaaatattaaaaaagtattAACGTTCATGTATTTTTGTCTATTATAatcttaataaaaataaataaacatttttccattttttgtttttgtcatttttattttctaatttttgTAGATTTTATTACCTGTATAAGTTCTTTTGAAACTATTTCAATAAACAGCAGgtacttatttttttacttttatatatacaacatattttaattatgtCAATATTAATGTTATTTTCTGTGGATGtgtatatatgaattttgtttatatcgTAAAAACTAGCAATATAAactgcatattatttttttaagacaagtTGACAAATTTTCATGAGTgcaaataaacaaatagaagagttaaaatgtattttaacatttttatttttctcataATTTTAGTTTATGAAAATCAATCAAGTTGTCAAAATCC
Above is a window of Plasmodium yoelii strain 17X genome assembly, chromosome: 9 DNA encoding:
- a CDS encoding serine/threonine kinase 13; translated protein: MKKGFLLNKNVYDIDEKVTKCKEVNPDGKYCKDDFEIYMHIGSGNFSDVFMVKLKNDPSKIYSLKIFSKEKVNRMNKVNSVLTEKKVMIKLNTPGHSNVIKLISTFKDKENVYLLYEYADYELWEFLKTRSIGVSENITFNIILQMVHALAYIHDKDVIHRDVKCENFLINKDGTIKLIDFGTSKDLDHIPMENSINECTIKDDELSKFSLKKKNNNINKNLKNESEENTSMLRDDESNNYVLDNDSNGELDKISNDDISKNCRLKEPQYNESFKYDNKNTIKCNNDNLNNLEDAIHSININKRNYRRKKTFDNYVGTPNFMPPEALINKCSGKVRDFWSLGCTIYQLVTCTIPFDGSTEWFIYNKIKKREINYPPIIPLDLVDLIEKLIVINPEYRLGFKNGCEDILQHSYFQKRINNLLNFKLPEISEAEKMYTYVINKYHKYISEKRELRQNDNSNEENNKKIAEMQENLLNQIKIYTMPDNEKNESLILKNKIHKTIHFFLEEFHKQEKSEIEEADKWLKRYAKL